In one Vicia villosa cultivar HV-30 ecotype Madison, WI unplaced genomic scaffold, Vvil1.0 ctg.000585F_1_1, whole genome shotgun sequence genomic region, the following are encoded:
- the LOC131629602 gene encoding uncharacterized protein LOC131629602, with amino-acid sequence MALVTDEIKAKSEVYYGDEICQIKSKELLKEISMPNGLLPLKDIEECGYHRESGFVWLKQKASYNHKFVKVDRHVIYGTEVTATVEVGKIKKLTGVKVKELLIWLPLHEILMDEPPTGKITFKAVTGLFRTFPASAFEIEEEVKDVKEENKDQVKETAPATAAPVEVKEV; translated from the coding sequence ATGGCTCTGGTCACCGACGAGATCAAAGCCAAATCAGAGGTATACTATGGAGATGAAATCTGCCAAATCAAGTCCAAGGAACTTCTCAAGGAAATAAGCATGCCCAATGGCCTTTTGCCATTGAAAGACATAGAAGAATGTGGATACCATAGAGAGAGTGGTTTTGTGTGGCTTAAGCAGAAAGCAAGCTATAACCACAAGTTTGTGAAAGTTGATAGGCATGTGATCTATGGTACTGAAGTCACTGCCACTGTTGAGGTTGGTAAGATCAAGAAGCTAACTGGTGTGAAGGTGAAGGAGCTCTTGATTTGGCTTCCTCTTCATGAAATCCTTATGGATGAACCACCTACTGGCAAAATCACCTTCAAGGCTGTTACTGGGCTTTTCAGGACATTCCCTGCCTCAGCTTTTGAGATTGAAGAGGAAGTTAAGGATGTGAAGGAAGAAAACAAAGATCAAGTCAAAGAAACTGCACCTGCCACTGCTGCTCCTGTTGAAGTCAAAGAGGTCTGA